The following proteins are encoded in a genomic region of Cricetulus griseus strain 17A/GY chromosome 7, alternate assembly CriGri-PICRH-1.0, whole genome shotgun sequence:
- the LOC100760102 gene encoding olfactory receptor 2B11 produces MTSDNQSCFWDPPKDFILLGISDRPWLELPLFVVLLVSYVLAMLGNISIILVSQLDPQLHSPMYIFLSHLSFLDLCYTTTTVPQMLVNMGSSRKTISYGGCTVQYAIFHWLGCTECIVLAAMALDRYVAICEPLRYAIIMHRPLCQQLVGVAWLSGFGNSLVQVILTVKLPFCGQRVLNNFFCEVPAMIKLSCADTTVNDATLAVLVAFFVLVPLALILLSYGFIARAVLRIQSSRGRHKAFGTCSSHLLVVSLFYLPAIYMYLQPPSSYSQEQGKFISLFYSIITPTLNPFIYTLRNKDVKGALRRLLARTGRLCEK; encoded by the coding sequence ATGACCAGTGACAACCAGAGCTGCTTCTGGGACCCCCCAAAGGACTTCATCCTCCTGGGCATCTCTGACAGGCCATGGCTGGAGCTCCCACTCTTTGTAGTCCTCTTGGTGTCTTACGTTCTAGCTATGCTGGGAAACATCTCCATCATCCTGGTATCCCAGCTGGATCCCCAGCTTCACAGCCCCATGTACATTTTCCTTAGCCACCTGTCCTTCCTGGACCTCTGCTACACCACCACCACTGTCCCTCAGATGCTGGTCAACATGGGCAGTTCCCGGAAGACCATCAGTTATGGTGGCTGTACCGTGCAATACGCCATTTTCCACTGGCTGGGCTGCACTGAGTGCATTGTCTTGGCCGCCATGGCTCTGGACCGCTACGTGGCCATCTGTGAGCCACTCCGGTATGCCATTATCATGCACCGCCCACTCTGCCAGCAGCTGGTGGGTGTGGCTTGGCTCAGCGGTTTTGGCaactcccttgttcaggtcatcctCACAGTGAAGTTGCCTTTCTGTGGGCAGCGGGTGCTGAACAACTTCTTCTGTGAGGTGCCAGCCATGATCAAGCTGTCCTGTGCTGATACTACAGTGAATGACGCCACACTGGCCGTGCTGGTAGCTTTCTTTGTGTTGGTCCCTCTGGccctcatcctcctctcctaTGGCTTCATTGCTAGGGCAGTGCTGAGGATCCAGTCCTCCAGGGGACGGCACAAGGCCTTTGGCACATGCTCTTCCCATTTGCTGGTGGTTTCCCTTTTCTACCTACCTGCCATCTATATGTACCTGCAGCCCCCATCCAGTTACTCTCAGGAGCAGGGCAAGTTTATCTCTCTCTTCTATTCTATAATCACCCCCACCCTCAACCCTTTCATCTATACCTTGAGGAATAAGGATGTGAAAGGGGCTCTCAGAAGACTCCTGGCAAGAACTGGGAGGCTATGTGAAAAGTGA
- the LOC100765633 gene encoding olfactory receptor 2G3, which yields MQVAMEGQNMSFPSTFVLVGFSDHPWLEMPLFGVLLVSYIFTLIGNSSIVFLSLVEPRLQTPMYFFLDNLSVLDLCATCTIVPQLLVNLWGPEKTITSWSCMAQAYLFHWTSCTECALLAVMAFDRYVAVCCPLQYVLVMHLWACVWLAAVCWASGLANSLVQATLTLYLTLCAKNTLDHFFCEVPALIKLACGDTTANDLSLCLGAIPFGVVSPLTVLISYTFIARAVLKLPSAEGRRKAFGTCSSHLLVVTMFFGPGMYTYLQPPGNNTQSRFLSFFYCVFTPMLNPLIYTLRNKDVKEAWRKILSSLGKGKSLKTRC from the coding sequence ATGCAGGTGGCCATGGAAGGACAGAATATGAGTTTCCCCAGCACATTTGTTTTGGTGGGCTTCTCTGATCATCCGTGGCTGGAGATGCCCCTCTTTGGAGTGCTTCTGGTCTCCTACATCTTCACCCTGATAGGAAACAGCTCTATTGTCTTTCTCTCCCTGGTGGAACCTAGACTCCaaacacccatgtacttcttcctagACAACCTCTCTGTGCTGGACCTCTGTGCCACGTGCACCATTGTCCCGCAGCTGCTAGTCAATCTCTGGGGCCCAGAAAAGACAATTACCTCCTGGAGCTGCATGGCACAGGCCTACCTCTTCCACTGGACCAGCTGCACGGAATGTGCTCTGCTGGCAGTCATGGCTTTTGATCGCTATGTGGCCGTCTGCTGTCCCCTTCAGTATGTTCTCGTCATGCAcctctgggcatgtgtgtggcTGGCAGCTGTGTGCTGGGCCAGTGGCCTGGCCAATTCTCTGGTTCAGGCCACACTCACCCTCTACCTTACCCTTTGTGCAAAGAATACACTAGACCACTTCTTCTGTGAGGTGCCCGCTTTGATTAAACTGGCATGCGGTGACACAACTGCAAATGACTTGTCCCTATGCTTGGGAGCTATTCCTTTTGGAGTAGTGTCTCCTCTGACTGTGCTCATCTCCTACACCTTCATTGCTAGGGCTGTGCTGAAGTTACCTTCAGCCGAGGGAAGGCGCAAGGCATTCGGCACATGCAGCTCCCACTTGCTAGTTGTCACCATGTTCTTTGGACCAGGTATGTACACGTACCTCCAGCCTCCAGGCAACAACACTCAGTCCAGGttcctctccttcttctactGTGTCTTCACGCCAATGCTCAATCCGCTCATCTACACTCTGAGAAACAAGGATGTGAAAGAAGCATGGAGGAAGATCCTATCCTCCCTGGGAAAGGGGAAGTCTTTGAAAACCAGATGTTGA